A genomic window from Gossypium hirsutum isolate 1008001.06 chromosome D12, Gossypium_hirsutum_v2.1, whole genome shotgun sequence includes:
- the LOC107945404 gene encoding F-box/kelch-repeat protein At3g06240 isoform X2, producing the protein MEVIGDLPRELFLEILLRLPVESLMRCKCVCKYWYALISNPKFIELHLKYNCNNNVCVLLKRCLLTCLGERENMLSLVCSSGFSFINLDVDLSLYKKEPCLQLLGHCDGIICLSNYRDDIVLCNPATRETMVLPESCLPCYSSISNLIPQTSALGFGYDSRTHHCKVVRIISYWEERSGSGLPHHSRVEVYSLATGSWKEHNVKVPAHVWYSPCFETYFNGAFHWYAIDDNRNEVILSFHMGNEEFQVIPMPSALSLYDYSMCRSLFVWNGRIALVIYPRKGIEKSFQIYVMKEYGVRESWTKILTIGPLTKVEMPLAFWKNDEILMEGSDGLVVSYNLKTQELKDLPIYGVPKSFATLVYINSLVSVKGGNRVLDGDNTDFDW; encoded by the exons ATGGAGGTCATTGGTGATCTGCCAAGAGAATTGTTCCTCGAAATCCTCTTACGGTTGCCAGTAGAATCTTTGATGCGGTGCAAGTGTGTTTGCAAATACTGGTACGCTCTCATTAGCAATCCTAAATTCATTGAATTGCACCTTAAGTACAACTGCAACAACAATGTATGCGTCCTTCTCAAGCGCTGCCTGCTGACATGCTTAGGAGAGAGAGAAAACATGTTGTCGTTGGTCTGCAGCAGTGGTTTTTCTTTCATAAATTTAGATGTGGATTTGTCTCTGTATAAGAAGGAACCATGCTTACAGCTTTTAGGTCATTGTGATGGAATTATTTGCCTATCGAATTACAGAGATGATATAGTTCTATGTAACCCTGCAACTAGGGAGACCATGGTCCTCCCCGAATCTTGTCTCCCTTGTTATTCGTCAATCTCAAACTTGATCCCGCAAACCAGTGCCTTGGGATTTGGTTATGATTCTAGAACTCATCACTGCAAAGTTGTTAGGATTATTTCGTACTGGGAGGAGCGAAGTGGGAGTGGCTTACCCCACCATTCCAGGGTAGAAGTATACTCTTTGGCAACTGGTTCTTGGAAAGAACACAATGTTAAGGTCCCTGCTCATGTCTGGTATTCTCCATGTTTCGAGACATACTTCAATGGAGCGTTTCATTGGTATGCTATTGATGATAACAGAAATGAGGTCATCCTTTCATTCCACATGGGAAATGAAGAGTTCCAAGTAATACCAATGCCAAGTGCCCTCTCCTTGTATGATTATTCAATGTGCAGGAGCCTTTTTGTGTGGAATGGACGCATTGCTCTAGTAATCTATCCGAGAAAGGGGATTGAAAAATCGTTTCAGATATACGTGATGAAGGAATACGGAGTGAGGGAATCTTGGACAAAGATATTGACAATTGGACCTCTTACAAAAGTGGAAATGCCTTTGGCTTTTTGGAAAAATGATGAGATTCTCATGGAAGGCTCTGACGGTCTGGTTGTTTCTTACAACCTTAAGACCCAAGAACTCAAGGATCTTCCTATTTATGGGGTTCCGAAGTCATTCGCAACTCTTGTATACATAAACAGCCTTGTTTCAGTCAAAGGAGGAAATCGAGTGCTTGATGGAGATAATACAG ATTTTGATTGGTGA
- the LOC107945404 gene encoding F-box protein CPR1 isoform X1, which produces MEVIGDLPRELFLEILLRLPVESLMRCKCVCKYWYALISNPKFIELHLKYNCNNNVCVLLKRCLLTCLGERENMLSLVCSSGFSFINLDVDLSLYKKEPCLQLLGHCDGIICLSNYRDDIVLCNPATRETMVLPESCLPCYSSISNLIPQTSALGFGYDSRTHHCKVVRIISYWEERSGSGLPHHSRVEVYSLATGSWKEHNVKVPAHVWYSPCFETYFNGAFHWYAIDDNRNEVILSFHMGNEEFQVIPMPSALSLYDYSMCRSLFVWNGRIALVIYPRKGIEKSFQIYVMKEYGVRESWTKILTIGPLTKVEMPLAFWKNDEILMEGSDGLVVSYNLKTQELKDLPIYGVPKSFATLVYINSLVSVKGGNRVLDGDNTGENVSTPVTFFFSSLQIIKTDDLLLKSLLLLHFPCLFR; this is translated from the coding sequence ATGGAGGTCATTGGTGATCTGCCAAGAGAATTGTTCCTCGAAATCCTCTTACGGTTGCCAGTAGAATCTTTGATGCGGTGCAAGTGTGTTTGCAAATACTGGTACGCTCTCATTAGCAATCCTAAATTCATTGAATTGCACCTTAAGTACAACTGCAACAACAATGTATGCGTCCTTCTCAAGCGCTGCCTGCTGACATGCTTAGGAGAGAGAGAAAACATGTTGTCGTTGGTCTGCAGCAGTGGTTTTTCTTTCATAAATTTAGATGTGGATTTGTCTCTGTATAAGAAGGAACCATGCTTACAGCTTTTAGGTCATTGTGATGGAATTATTTGCCTATCGAATTACAGAGATGATATAGTTCTATGTAACCCTGCAACTAGGGAGACCATGGTCCTCCCCGAATCTTGTCTCCCTTGTTATTCGTCAATCTCAAACTTGATCCCGCAAACCAGTGCCTTGGGATTTGGTTATGATTCTAGAACTCATCACTGCAAAGTTGTTAGGATTATTTCGTACTGGGAGGAGCGAAGTGGGAGTGGCTTACCCCACCATTCCAGGGTAGAAGTATACTCTTTGGCAACTGGTTCTTGGAAAGAACACAATGTTAAGGTCCCTGCTCATGTCTGGTATTCTCCATGTTTCGAGACATACTTCAATGGAGCGTTTCATTGGTATGCTATTGATGATAACAGAAATGAGGTCATCCTTTCATTCCACATGGGAAATGAAGAGTTCCAAGTAATACCAATGCCAAGTGCCCTCTCCTTGTATGATTATTCAATGTGCAGGAGCCTTTTTGTGTGGAATGGACGCATTGCTCTAGTAATCTATCCGAGAAAGGGGATTGAAAAATCGTTTCAGATATACGTGATGAAGGAATACGGAGTGAGGGAATCTTGGACAAAGATATTGACAATTGGACCTCTTACAAAAGTGGAAATGCCTTTGGCTTTTTGGAAAAATGATGAGATTCTCATGGAAGGCTCTGACGGTCTGGTTGTTTCTTACAACCTTAAGACCCAAGAACTCAAGGATCTTCCTATTTATGGGGTTCCGAAGTCATTCGCAACTCTTGTATACATAAACAGCCTTGTTTCAGTCAAAGGAGGAAATCGAGTGCTTGATGGAGATAATACAGGTGAAAATGTTTCAACTCCGgttacatttttcttttcttctttgcagATAATTAAAACAGACGACCTTCTTTtgaaatctcttcttttgctgcATTTTCCCTGCCTATTCAGATAA